One window of the Babesia bovis T2Bo chromosome 2, whole genome shotgun sequence genome contains the following:
- a CDS encoding Cytidylyltransferase family protein: protein MGLLRRSMPSRDARGNSKLENSDVKLNSRKSLLYNTFMLRLTLGIFISGGFIFMACLGHVYLSALILFLIGVAYYEFVMTYDKLVQQRKQATEGDGASKSNNGTGKYKKGDRIYVITKALDILPFISLETFMLFSTMVSISFPWLLPRLAQSHPQVSHICSCILSYHHLLVFVLFFSGILKFIITLEKGRIRQQFLRFAFIVMALLYVVMQSMMVIANIYYGMIWIILPHTMISLNDVMAYFFGKMFGKTPLISLSPNKTLEGFIGAFISTTMIVAIMSPIILRFQPMICSPNTFVFTPFAWMRATCEPERIYKLTTYVLPTWLSNIVGINEILYRPCFVHIMILTLFASLFAPFGGFLASGFKRALKIKDFSDTIPGHGGMMDRFDCHILMGTFTYLYLKTFVRNSKYNADAVLKVITRMTPEDREILLFRLKEMFG from the coding sequence ATGGGCCTTTTAAGGCGCTCTATGCCGTCGCGCGACGCTCGCGGGAACTCTAAGCTCGAGAATTCAGATGTAAAATTGAATTCGCGTAAAAGTTTATTGTATAATACCTTCATGTTACGATTAACGTTGGGTATATTTATCTCAGGAGGTTTTATTTTCATGGCGTGTCTAGGTCATGTTTATCTTTCTGCGTTgatattatttttaattGGCGTTGCTTATTATGAGTTTGTAATGACTTATGACAAGTTGGTACAACAGCGTAAGCAGGCAACGGAAGGAGATGGTGCAAGCAAATCTAATAACGGTACTGGAAAGTATAAGAAAGGTGATCGCATCTATGTTATAACTAAAGCATTGGATATTTTACCTTTTATCTCTCTTGAGACTTTTATGTTGTTCAGTACCATGGTTAGCATATCATTTCCGTGGTTGTTACCTCGTTTAGCTCAGAGCCATCCGCAGGTGTCTCATATATGCAGTTGTATATTATCTTATCACCATTTGTTAGTTTTTGTACTTTTCTTCTCGGGTATACTTAAATTTATTATAACATTGGAGAAAGGGCGTATTCGTCAGCAGTTTCTTCGTTTTGCTTTTATCGTAATGGCACTAttatatgttgttatgcaGAGCATGATGGTTATCGCAAACATATACTACGGTATGATTTGGATTATTTTACCTCACACAATGATATCTTTAAATGATGTGATGGCATACTTTTTCGGCAAGATGTTTGGAAAGACTCCCCTAATATCGCTATCTCCCAATAAGACATTGGAGGGATTTATAGGCGCGTTTATTTCCACTACAATGATTGTTGCCATTATGAGTCCGATTATATTACGTTTTCAGCCTATGATTTGTTCGCCCAATACATTTGTTTTTACTCCATTTGCTTGGATGAGGGCTACCTGCGAGCCCGAACGTATATACAAGTTGACAACCTACGTCCTACCTACATGGCTATCGAATATCGTAGGGATAAATGAGATTCTATACAGGCCATGTTTTGTTCACATTATGATTTTAACTCTTTTTGCTTCATTGTTTGCCCCCTTTGGTGGCTTTTTGGCATCAGGTTTCAAAAGAGCATTGAAAATTAAAGATTTTAGTGACACTATTCCAGGTCATGGTGGTATGATGGATCGTTTTGACTGTCATATTCTGATGGGTACTTTCActtatttatatttgaaGACATTTGTGAGAAATTCCAAATACAATGCTGATGCTGTTTTAAAGGTAATTACCCGTATGACACCTGAAGACCGTGAGATACTGTTATTTAGGTTAAAAGAAATGTTTGGTTAA
- a CDS encoding Ferredoxin-1 domain containing protein yields the protein MASLSYSFLLVLFTCLASWDSPRICDCIKLKGSPNSRSGYIIHRIKGYAVNPSSNRHVAKSSVDYTSGELRPFTLYYNVKLITPEGEKVVDCDPDEYILEAAERGGVDLPYSCRSGSCSTCAGKLLKGEVNNEDQNYLDDKQLEEGYCLLCTCYAKSDCTIVTHKENELHD from the exons ATGGCTTCGTTGAGTTATTCTTTTTTACTCGTTTTATTCACGTGTCTTGCATCATGGGATTCTCCAAGGATTTGTGATTGCATTAAATTAAAAGGCTCTCCTAATTCACGCTCAggatatattatacatcGCATAAAGGGATACGCTGTTAATCCATCTTCTAATCGTCATGTAGCCAAATCATCGGTGGACTATACCTCCGGGGAATTACGTCCTTTTACGCTTTATTACAATGTTAAGCTGATAACACCAGAAG GTGAGAAGGTAGTTGACTGCGATCCCGATGAATACATATTGGAGGCGGCTGAACGTGGCGGAGTAGATCTTCCATATAGTTGTCGCAGCGGTAGCTGTTCAACTTGCGCAG GTAAACTGTTGAAAGGGGAAGTCAACAATGAGGACCAAAATTATCTGGATGACAAACAGCTGGAGGAAGGTTACTGCTTGCTATGTACATGCTACGCTAAATCGGATTGCACCATAGTAACTCATAAGGAGAATGAGCTCCACGACTGA
- a CDS encoding Ribosomal_S19 superfamily protein: MADQAAQGNRKRTFRTFKFRGYELEKLLEMPMENFVGLLKSRQRRRFSRGIKTRIRTLLKKLKAAKKDLAYGEKPEPVKTHLRDTIIIPEMIGSIVGVYNGKQYINVEIKPEMVGHYVGEFSITYKPVMHGKPGIGSTHSSRFIPLK, translated from the exons atg GCGGACCAAGCTGCACAAGGCAACAGAAAAAGAACCTTCAGAACCTTCAAGTTCAGGGGCTATGAACTGGAAAAACTCTTGGAAATGCCTATGGAAAATTTTGTCGGTTTGTTAAAGTCTAGGCAGAGGAGGAGGTTCTCCAGAG GTATCAAAACCAGAATCCGCACACTTCTTAAGAAGCTTAAGGCTGCCAAGAAGGACCTTGCATACGGAGAAAAGCCAGAACCAGTTAAGACCCACCTTAGGGACACTATCATTATCCCTGAAATGATCGGATCGATTGTTGGAGTCTACAATGGCAAGCAATACATCAACGTTGAAATTAAGCCTGAGATGGTGGGCCACTACGTTGGAGAGTTCTCCATTACCTACAAACCCGTCATGCACGGAAAACCAGGTATTGGATCGACACACTCATCCAGGTTCATTCCACTCAAGTGA
- a CDS encoding Ctr copper transporter family protein, with translation MVCRMTIAFFVSIFGVYISLNCSATLLGGSSLNTSDGVSTYNASLGPLSADRCENAQAPTHQALQLVLPEEDVESLRIRVNEAFDAERDHLNNGFRASDSTIAGTVSAAPAIFGAGTGCCSEAKPNPEEHCSTGACPSKVPAAEPAAAASHCASAESSGSCSMPMYFENTVKTVILFHFWKTTTGTQYAVSLFFIFVLSLMTVFLKAFRNKLNCALLQRPNGYHPTVKYGIMYILAFVVTFMDFAMMLVVMTFNVGIVLVVCSAYALGYIFTCCPLGLSEAANGSRCTQECPADCCC, from the coding sequence atggTATGCAGGATGACAATCGCTTTTTTCGTTTCCATATTCGgtgtttatatttcattaaatTGTTCAGCAACTCTCTTGGGTGGCAGTTCACTGAACACATCCGATGGAGTGTCTACTTACAATGCTTCCTTAGGTCCCCTGTCTGCTGATCGTTGCGAAAATGCGCAAGCCCCTACACATCAGGCTTTACAACTTGTATTGCCTGAGGAGGATGTTGAATCATTGCGGATTAGGGTAAATGAGGCTTTTGATGCTGAGCGGGACCACTTGAACAATGGTTTCCGTGCATCAGACAGTACTATCGCTGGCACTGTGTCTGCTGCTCCTGCTATCTTTGGAGCTGGGACCGGATGCTGTTCTGAGGCCAAACCTAATCCGGAGGAACATTGTTCTACTGGAGCATGTCCTTCAAAAGTACCTGCTGCAGAGCCTGCCGCGGCGGCTAGTCACTGTGCATCTGCCGAGTCATCTGGATCTTGCAGCATGCCTATGTATTTTGAGAACACCGTGAAAACTGTGATATTATTTCACTTTTGGAAAACGACTACTGGAACTCAGTATGCAGTGAGTCTATTCTTTATTTTCGTCCTTTCTCTGATGACTGTCTTTTTGAAGGCATTTAGGAATAAGCTCAATTGTGCTTTATTGCAGCGTCCCAATGGTTACCATCCGACTGTAAAATACGgtattatgtatatattggCGTTTGTTGTAACTTTCATGGACTTTGCCATGATGTTGGTTGTGATGACGTTCAATGTCGGTATCGTTTTGGTTGTTTGCTCTGCTTATGCTCTAGGCTACATTTTCACATGTTGTCCTTTGGGGCTTTCTGAAGCAGCAAATGGGTCGCGTTGCACTCAGGAGTGCCCAGCTGATTGTTGTTGTTAG
- a CDS encoding putative integral membrane protein, protein MYNAKAADEVYLIPNSSSSLRRGTYGQLLLISSFLYLCPILDVILVWWSSSSQIANASSTLFKFCVVSYTCVNVATSLTGFGGMIFKNESALNVSLVLILMENTLTLLCTTTVTVFILFGSNIFSIHHAPPFLQYMESNRRIGVLICLLLIWVRISYYFLIWAITDLEHMYHGDCKILKRSSMSGQVPPDDGITIDIITE, encoded by the coding sequence ATGTATAATGCCAAGGCTGCCGATGAGGTGTATCTGATCCCCAACTCAAGTAGCAGTTTACGTCGTGGTACATATGGGCAATTATTATTGATATCGAGTTTCTTATACCTTTGCCCTATTTTGGACGTCATTTTAGTTTGGTGGTCGTCATCATCGCAGATAGCCAATGCATCATCAACTCTTTTCAAGTTTTGTGTAGTGTCTTACACATGTGTCAATGTTGCCACTAGTTTGACGGGGTTTGGTGGAATGATATTCAAGAATGAATCGGCTTTGAATGTGTCGTTGGTTTTGATACTTATGGAGAACACCTTGACGTTGCTGTGCACGACTACGGTTACAGTCTTCATACTATTTGGATCAAACATATTCTCGATTCACCATGCTCCTCCATTTCTGCAGTATATGGAATCAAATCGCCGAATAGGTGTATTGATCTGTTTGCTTTTGATTTGGGTTCGCATAAGTTACTACTTTTTGATATGGGCTATTACTGACCTTGAGCATATGTACCATGGTGACTGCAAGATATTGAAGCGTTCTTCTATGTCTGGTCAAGTACCACCTGACGATGGTATCACTATAGACATCATTACTGAATGA
- a CDS encoding putative integral membrane protein translates to MGLWGYGFTRESKRARATRRYGAFYLCSMFLLPSFIWYCFGNPAVTGWFIKRAIPITYPPESNPRVISRIYHDKSDGNNQKSKE, encoded by the coding sequence ATGGGACTTTGGGGATACGGATTCACTCGAGAGAGCAAGCGAGCACGTGCTACTAGGAGATATGGTGCGTTCTATCTTTGTtcaatgtttttattacCATCTTTCATTTGGTATTGTTTTGGGAATCCAGCTGTCACTGGTTGGTTTATCAAGCGTGCCATACCTATAACATACCCTCCTGAGAGTAATCCGCGTGTGATATCGCGCATATATCACGATAAGAGTGACGGTAACAACCAAAAGTCTAAGGAATAA
- a CDS encoding DNA replication licensing factor MCM4 family protein, producing the protein MDGTSPGETPLNRGLDTPDHLGRSYERSNLSMRRRLTLDENDHFSGTRGPTQYTQYGKTPNVIRRIRAARSDIGDMGRELYMQPEDIRRLPYLLDGRIEEVQNRFSAFLREFRLEDYVGIITPTDNDYELLDNRVRFGSHWNTLYYGLKMMLYIDSHFSNASDSNVISSTLKRRFEVNMLHIQSFDCVLYTLLVKYPADCVGELDRVLVSFFDELTTEYLSETGVVIDQDQVQWTPRVRLFGKPDPDYASLLGPRDIDTLVCLKGIVVRCSDVIPEMTMAAFRCLGQMKSGINTLERCTQESYDYVIQGEVNEPTSCAKCKNRNCFELWHNMCCFASKQLIKIIELPQSSSESPQSVIVYAYDDLIDNATPGDRVEVTGIFKTSPIRVNPRMRTCHAIYRTFINALHIRLEESSRNKMACVPRSLGPTDSGLSFSQEIINTILHLSKSPNIYDLLVKSFAPSIQGHEDIKRGLLCQLFGASVDKNSRMRSQINVLLCGDPSTSKSQMLRYVHMLAPRGVYTSGKGSSQVGLTAYVRKDVETHEYVLESGAVVLSDGGICCIDEFDKMDDFAKSILHEVMEQQTVTIAKAGIVATLNARTAILASANPINSRYDKSKAVVENINLAPSLFSRFDLIYLVLDCIEPSVDKAIAKRLCNSFAGTDDENPPIDAVTLSRYISFARAHCNPYLTPESRQIIVSEYLKLRVSEGYTSKLPCATARQLEGLIRLSQALAKMKLSPRVTASDAREAARLMKATTFQSLIDPISGKIDFDQLATGLTAAASKRSEQLCDEILSAISFITTAEPFATLESIYDRCKGAYRARGEYLERRLLLDAVDKLLADNKIARHLNGYKAL; encoded by the coding sequence ATGGATGGCACATCGCCTGGAGAAACTCCACTTAACCGTGGTCTGGACACTCCTGACCACTTGGGTCGTAGCTATGAGCGTAGCAACTTGTCTATGCGACGTCGACTGACGTTGGATGAGAACGATCATTTTAGTGGTACTAGGGGACCTACTCAATATACCCAGTATGGTAAGACTCCGAATGTGATTCGTCGTATTCGCGCTGCTCGTAGTGACATTGGTGACATGGGTCGTGAGCTTTATATGCAGCCTGAAGACATTCGACGTTTACCATATTTATTGGATGGTCGTATTGAGGAGGTACAAAATCGTTTTAGTGCATTTTTACGTGAGTTTCGTTTAGAGGATTACGTTGGTATTATTACTCCTACTGACAATGATTATGAGTTGTTGGACAATCGTGTTAGGTTTGGGTCTCACTGGAATACTTTGTATTACGGTTTAAAGatgatgctatatatagacaGTCATTTTTCTAACGCATCTGACTCTAATGTTATATCTTCTACTTTAAAGCGTCGATTTGAGGTTAATATGCTACACATACAATCTTTTGATTGTGTACTTTACACATTACTGGTTAAGTATCCTGCTGACTGTGTTGGTGAACTTGACAGGGTCTTGGTATCGTTTTTTGATGAGTTGACTACTGAGTATTTAAGTGAAACCGGGGTTGTTATAGATCAAGATCAGGTACAGTGGACTCCTCGTGTACGTTTATTTGGGAAACCTGATCCCGATTACGCATCACTTTTAGGTCCTCGTGACATTGACACCTTGGTGTGTTTAAAGGGCATTGTCGTTCGTTGTTCCGATGTGATACCTGAGATGACTATGGCAGCATTCCGTTGCTTAGGTCAGATGAAATCTGGTATTAACACTTTAGAGCGTTGTACTCAGGAATCTTATGACTATGTAATTCAGGGTGAGGTTAATGAGCCTACTTCCTGTGCCAAGTGTAAGAATCGTAACTGTTTTGAGTTATGGCACAACATGTGTTGTTTTGCAAGTAAACAGTTGATAAAAATCATAGAGCTACCTCAATCATCATCTGAGTCACCTCAATCTGTGATAGTCTATGCTTACGATGACTTGATTGACAATGCTACTCCTGGTGACCGTGTTGAGGTTACTGGTATATTCAAGACATCCCCGATACGTGTTAACCCTCGTATGCGCACGTGCCATGCCATATATCGCACATTTATCAATGCATTGCACATTCGACTAGAGGAGAGTTCTCGTAATAAGATGGCCTGTGTTCCTAGATCACTGGGTCCCACTGACTCGGGATTATCTTTTTCCCAAGAGATTATAAATACAATCCTCCATTTATCCAAGAGCCCGAATATCTACGACCTCTTGGTTAAATCATTTGCTCCATCAATTCAGGGTCATGAGGATATAAAGCGTGGTTTATTATGTCAGCTCTTTGGTGCTAGTGTTGACAAGAACTCTCGTATGCGGTCCCAGATAAATGTATTACTTTGTGGTGACCCATCAACTTCTAAATCCCAGATGCTACGTTACGTCCACATGTTGGCACCTCGTGGTGTTTACACTAGTGGTAAGGGTAGCAGTCAGGTTGGTCTTACTGCGTACGTTCGTAAGGACGTCGAGACTCACGAATATGTCTTGGAGAGTGGTGCTGTTGTTCTATCTGATGGTGGTATTTGCTGCATTGATGAATTCGACAAGATGGATGACTTTGCCAAGTCGATTCTCCATGAGGTCATGGAGCAGCAGACCGTTACTATCGCCAAGGCTGGTATTGTGGCTACACTCAATGCACGCACTGCGATATTGGCCTCTGCCAATCCTATAAATTCACGTTATGACAAGAGCAAGGCTGTGGTGGAGAATATAAATCTAGCTCCATCTCTATTCAGCCGATTCGACTTGATATATCTGGTACTAGATTGCATTGAGCCCAGTGTTGACAAAGCCATTGCTAAGAGGTTATGCAATTCATTTGCTGGTACCGATGACGAGAACCCTCCTATTGATGCTGTGACCCTATCTCGGTACATTTCATTTGCTCGTGCACATTGCAATCCATATCTCACTCCGGAGAGTCGCCAGATAATTGTTTCTGAGTACCTCAAACTTCGTGTGAGTGAGGGATACACCTCTAAGTTACCTTGTGCCACTGCAAGGCAATTGGAGGGACTTATTCGTTTAAGCCAGGCATTGGCTAAGATGAAGTTATCTCCCAGGGTCACTGCTTCTGATGCTCGTGAAGCAGCTCGTTTAATGAAGGCTACTACATTCCAATCCCTGATCGACCCAATTAGTGGAAAGATTGACTTTGATCAGCTTGCTACTGGTCTAACTGCCGCTGCCTCTAAGCGTAGTGAGCAGCTTTGCGACGAGATATTATCTGCTATTAGTTTCATTACCACTGCAGAGCCGTTTGCAACTTTGGAATCGATATATGATCGTTGCAAGGGTGCATATCGTGCAAGGGGCGAGTACCTTGAGCGTAGGCTGTTATTGGATGCTGTGGATAAGCTATTGGCGGATAACAAGATAGCCCGTCATTTGAACGGTTACAAGGCTCTTTAG